In Candidatus Methanosphaera massiliense, the following are encoded in one genomic region:
- a CDS encoding TIGR00297 family protein — MIQLIFLIICVILGILVYLSGALDLLGSSFVTIIGIFIVIARGFNWLTILLLFLILGSAFTSFKKDYKKRIGLVHEQRTIKNVISNGIVPVVMAIFGNYAGFIGAISTATADTLASEIGVLSEPILITSQEHVQPGTDGGISVLGTVAGLIGALIIGVSAYLLNVSPDITHSICIAAISGMIGCFADSLLGATLERNGLFNNEHVNLTATIIGALVGIIITIGV; from the coding sequence ATGATACAATTAATATTTTTAATAATTTGTGTAATTCTTGGAATCTTAGTATATTTAAGTGGAGCACTTGATTTACTAGGCTCATCTTTTGTTACAATTATTGGAATATTTATTGTAATAGCCAGAGGATTCAACTGGTTAACAATACTTTTGCTATTTCTTATTTTAGGTTCAGCTTTTACAAGCTTCAAAAAGGATTATAAAAAACGTATTGGCTTAGTACATGAACAACGAACTATTAAAAATGTTATTTCAAACGGTATTGTTCCTGTAGTAATGGCAATATTTGGTAATTATGCTGGATTTATTGGAGCAATTTCCACAGCTACTGCTGACACATTAGCTAGTGAAATTGGAGTATTAAGTGAACCTATACTAATAACAAGCCAAGAACATGTTCAACCTGGAACTGATGGTGGAATTTCTGTTCTTGGAACAGTAGCAGGATTAATTGGAGCTTTAATAATAGGAGTTTCAGCCTATTTACTAAATGTATCTCCAGACATTACCCACAGTATTTGCATAGCAGCAATATCCGGAATGATTGGATGCTTTGCAGATAGTCTTCTTGGTGCAACATTAGAACGTAACGGGCTTTTTAACAATGAACATGTTAACTTAACTGCAACAATAATTGGAGCACTGGTTGGTATCATTATAACAATTGGAGTATGA
- a CDS encoding DNA alkylation repair protein, which translates to MQLDEVLGILEKEGNPDDVKGMARFGINPDKAYGIRVPVLRKIAKTIGKDHELAIELWNYGYHDTKLLATMIDDPTKVTSEQINKWAYSFETWDQCDQACSNLFRKTRYAYPKIHEFYDKEEEFVKRTAYSLIATLAVHDKKACDDVFINLFPIIISGSSDERNFVKKAVNWSLRQIGKRNKILNQKSILLAEEILKLDTISGNWIAHDALRELKSEKVQKKFKDK; encoded by the coding sequence ATGCAACTAGATGAAGTTCTTGGAATACTTGAAAAAGAGGGAAATCCTGATGATGTGAAAGGAATGGCTCGTTTTGGAATTAATCCAGATAAAGCATATGGTATACGAGTCCCGGTTCTAAGAAAAATAGCAAAAACTATTGGTAAAGACCATGAACTTGCCATCGAATTATGGAATTATGGTTATCATGATACTAAACTTCTTGCAACTATGATTGATGATCCGACTAAAGTAACATCCGAGCAAATTAATAAATGGGCATACTCCTTTGAAACATGGGACCAATGTGACCAAGCTTGCAGTAATTTATTTCGTAAAACAAGGTATGCTTATCCCAAGATACATGAATTTTATGATAAAGAGGAAGAATTTGTTAAAAGAACTGCATACTCATTAATAGCTACTCTAGCCGTACATGATAAGAAAGCCTGTGATGATGTGTTTATTAACCTATTTCCCATAATAATTAGTGGTTCATCTGATGAAAGAAATTTTGTTAAAAAAGCAGTTAACTGGTCTTTACGACAAATTGGAAAAAGAAATAAGATTCTTAATCAGAAAAGTATCCTGTTAGCAGAAGAAATATTAAAATTAGATACTATAAGTGGAAATTGGATTGCACATGATGCTTTACGTGAATTGAAAAGTGAAAAAGTTCAGAAGAAATTTAAAGATAAATAA
- the glmU gene encoding bifunctional sugar-1-phosphate nucleotidylyltransferase/acetyltransferase, giving the protein MKAIILTAGEGTRMRPLTTTRPKTMLITGGKPLIQYNIESLRDAGIKDITLVVGYKKEVIEEYFSDGSKFGVNINYAVQEGQLGTAHAIGSAEKYIDESFIVLNGDIIVSYDLIRNLIEKYATRTSNNVKSVLTLIEVDNPSNYGVVSTINDKIVEIVEKPAPGEAPSNLANAGIYLFSTEIFDAIRKTKLSERGEYEITDSLKIELENGWEILGLISHEPWMDVGRPWELLKSNQDFLEKMEDDIEGEIEENVTIHGPLHLGKGSIIRSGCYIQGPVFIGENCDVGPNTYLRPYACLCNDVDVGNAVEIKNSIIMDGTNVNHLSYVGDSVIGVNCNLGAGTNLANLRFDDQHVRVTVKGKRVDSGLRKLGAIFGDGVKTGINTSVNPGVKIGNGSFINAGCVLYRDIDSYSLVSTKTNLIVKEIKHKKEDEK; this is encoded by the coding sequence ATGAAAGCTATAATATTAACAGCAGGTGAAGGAACAAGAATGCGTCCTTTGACAACAACACGACCAAAAACTATGCTAATTACAGGTGGAAAACCATTAATACAATATAATATTGAGTCACTAAGAGATGCAGGAATTAAAGATATAACCCTTGTTGTAGGATATAAAAAAGAAGTTATAGAAGAATACTTTAGTGACGGAAGTAAATTCGGTGTAAACATTAACTATGCTGTCCAGGAAGGCCAATTAGGTACAGCACATGCAATAGGAAGTGCTGAAAAATATATCGATGAAAGTTTCATAGTTCTAAATGGAGATATTATTGTAAGCTATGATCTTATAAGAAATTTAATTGAAAAATATGCTACAAGAACAAGTAATAATGTTAAATCAGTGCTCACATTAATTGAAGTTGATAATCCTTCTAATTATGGTGTTGTTTCAACAATAAATGATAAAATAGTTGAAATTGTTGAAAAACCTGCACCTGGCGAGGCTCCAAGTAATCTTGCAAATGCTGGAATTTATTTATTTAGTACAGAAATATTCGATGCTATAAGAAAAACTAAACTATCCGAACGTGGAGAATACGAGATAACAGATTCACTTAAAATAGAATTAGAAAATGGATGGGAAATACTTGGATTAATATCTCATGAACCTTGGATGGATGTTGGAAGACCATGGGAGTTATTAAAGAGTAATCAAGACTTCCTTGAAAAAATGGAAGATGATATTGAAGGAGAAATCGAAGAAAACGTTACTATTCATGGTCCACTACACCTTGGTAAAGGCAGTATTATTAGATCAGGATGTTATATTCAAGGTCCAGTATTCATAGGAGAAAACTGCGATGTAGGCCCTAACACATATCTCAGACCATATGCTTGCTTATGTAATGACGTAGATGTTGGTAATGCTGTTGAAATTAAAAATAGTATTATTATGGATGGAACCAATGTTAATCATTTATCATATGTTGGAGATTCTGTTATTGGTGTAAACTGTAATCTTGGTGCTGGAACTAATCTTGCTAACCTACGATTTGATGATCAACATGTACGCGTTACTGTTAAAGGTAAACGTGTGGATTCTGGTCTTAGAAAATTAGGCGCTATCTTTGGTGATGGTGTAAAAACTGGTATTAATACCAGTGTTAATCCTGGTGTAAAAATAGGTAATGGTTCATTTATTAACGCAGGATGTGTTCTCTATAGAGATATTGACTCTTATTCATTAGTATCCACAAAAACTAATTTGATTGTTAAAGAAATTAAACATAAAAAAGAAGATGAAAAATAA
- the frhD gene encoding coenzyme F420-reducing hydrogenase, FrhD protein, with protein MSYNHENLIVGCGNILFGDDGFGPEVIKYMKDNEIEIPGDTCLVDGATSAPHYIFSLPEDEWKNIIIIDIASMDKKPGTVDVLELNQVKEQDRYMDVHGISATMPLHDLEEKINIKIVACQPENVPTEMEIGLTETLTQSIPKTVEATLNVLNDML; from the coding sequence ATGTCATATAATCATGAAAATCTCATCGTTGGATGTGGAAACATTCTGTTTGGAGACGATGGCTTTGGTCCAGAGGTTATTAAATACATGAAAGATAATGAAATAGAAATACCGGGAGATACTTGTCTCGTGGATGGGGCAACTAGTGCTCCTCATTATATATTCTCATTACCTGAAGATGAATGGAAAAATATTATAATCATAGATATAGCCTCTATGGATAAGAAACCTGGAACAGTAGATGTACTCGAATTAAACCAGGTGAAGGAACAGGACAGATACATGGATGTTCATGGTATCTCTGCTACAATGCCATTACATGATTTAGAAGAAAAAATAAATATTAAAATAGTAGCTTGTCAGCCAGAAAATGTTCCAACAGAAATGGAAATCGGATTAACAGAAACACTTACACAGAGCATACCAAAAACTGTTGAAGCTACTCTTAATGTTTTAAATGATATGTTATGA
- the frhG gene encoding coenzyme F420 hydrogenase subunit gamma produces MVKDEDDVNNTPDLSQDKLKIGYIHLSGCTGDLMSFTENYDDLADLLHAVDIVYGQTLVDKWEMPEMDLVLVEGSVCLEDEHSLKELQEARSKSKLLVALGSCASTGGFTVYAKGGQQAQPKHSSFLALQHLVKVDLAVPGCPPSPELIKRVLLAAVNNDMDYLKPFMDFASNQEACGCDLQKKIINQSICVGCGACAAACPTRAMTMQDGRPLFNCDRCVKCGSCYYQCTRSWWPVDEIYKELGYNKEEV; encoded by the coding sequence ATTGTCAAAGACGAGGATGATGTTAATAATACACCAGATTTATCTCAAGATAAATTAAAAATAGGTTACATCCACTTATCTGGTTGTACTGGTGATTTAATGTCATTTACAGAAAATTATGATGACCTTGCAGATTTACTCCATGCTGTAGACATAGTATATGGACAAACACTCGTTGATAAATGGGAAATGCCTGAGATGGACTTAGTTCTTGTTGAAGGATCCGTATGTCTGGAAGACGAACATTCCCTAAAAGAATTACAGGAAGCTAGAAGTAAATCTAAACTACTTGTAGCTTTAGGTTCCTGTGCATCTACTGGTGGATTCACAGTATATGCTAAAGGAGGTCAACAAGCCCAACCAAAACATTCATCATTCTTAGCATTACAACACCTAGTTAAAGTAGATCTTGCAGTACCTGGATGTCCACCATCCCCTGAACTTATTAAAAGAGTCTTACTTGCAGCAGTAAACAATGATATGGATTATCTTAAACCATTCATGGATTTTGCTAGTAACCAAGAAGCATGTGGCTGTGATTTACAGAAGAAAATTATTAACCAATCAATCTGTGTAGGATGTGGAGCTTGTGCAGCGGCATGTCCTACAAGAGCTATGACCATGCAAGACGGAAGACCATTATTTAACTGTGACCGTTGTGTTAAATGCGGTTCTTGTTACTACCAATGTACACGTAGCTGGTGGCCTGTAGACGAAATTTATAAAGAATTAGGATATAATAAGGAGGAGGTCTAA
- a CDS encoding 30S ribosomal protein S3ae yields MAKARRRVRDTWKEKIWYEILAPQEFDEASLGTSPAREPEMLVGRKIETSMREITGDFSRQYVKLFFEVDHVSGEVAHTIFTGHKVTTDYVRSMIRRGTSRIDSITDATTKDGKKINVHMLAITVKRAKASQQKLIRETMRNMVLESAAEKNLDELVKEIISGKFASNIYHEAKKIYPLKKVETIKTRVF; encoded by the coding sequence ATGGCAAAAGCAAGAAGACGAGTACGTGATACATGGAAAGAAAAAATTTGGTATGAAATATTAGCACCACAAGAATTTGATGAAGCAAGTCTTGGAACAAGCCCTGCAAGAGAACCAGAAATGCTTGTAGGTCGTAAAATTGAAACATCTATGCGTGAAATTACAGGTGACTTCAGTAGACAATACGTAAAATTATTCTTTGAAGTAGACCACGTAAGTGGAGAAGTAGCTCACACAATATTTACAGGACACAAAGTAACAACAGATTACGTACGTAGTATGATTAGAAGAGGAACCAGTCGTATCGACTCAATAACTGATGCAACTACAAAAGACGGTAAAAAAATCAATGTACACATGTTAGCAATAACTGTAAAAAGAGCAAAAGCTTCACAACAAAAACTCATCAGAGAAACTATGAGAAACATGGTTTTAGAAAGTGCAGCTGAGAAAAATCTTGATGAACTTGTAAAAGAAATAATATCAGGTAAATTTGCTTCTAACATTTACCATGAAGCTAAAAAAATATACCCACTTAAAAAAGTAGAAACCATCAAAACAAGAGTATTCTAG
- a CDS encoding M48 family metallopeptidase, protein MLKTKIKDREIEYTVDYRKVKYIRYELRGGKLRLILPKRYDGNIEECIHKKEKWIYDKLVEYDEVNVKLEEQTRNIYLIQRTEKEFKNITNRFFEKYQNQLNVNVKRIQYRHMTTKWGSCSSLGNVTLSKDLIYLPEDLIAYIIYHELAHLIILDHSDKFFNIIKKEFPDYKSYDSRLNEYWYLIKKEG, encoded by the coding sequence ATGCTTAAAACAAAAATAAAAGATCGAGAAATAGAATACACTGTAGACTATCGTAAAGTCAAATACATAAGATATGAATTAAGAGGCGGTAAATTAAGACTAATCCTGCCAAAAAGATACGATGGAAATATTGAAGAATGTATTCATAAAAAAGAAAAATGGATTTATGATAAACTAGTGGAATATGACGAAGTCAATGTAAAACTAGAAGAACAAACGAGAAATATATATTTAATTCAAAGAACCGAAAAAGAATTTAAAAACATAACAAACAGATTTTTTGAAAAATACCAAAATCAATTAAATGTCAATGTTAAACGAATACAATACAGACACATGACCACAAAATGGGGTAGCTGTAGCAGTCTAGGAAATGTAACACTATCTAAGGATTTAATATATCTACCAGAAGATCTAATAGCATACATAATATATCATGAATTAGCTCATCTTATAATATTGGACCATAGTGATAAATTCTTTAACATAATTAAAAAAGAATTTCCTGATTATAAAAGCTATGATTCACGTTTAAATGAATACTGGTATTTAATAAAAAAGGAAGGATGA
- the frhA gene encoding coenzyme F420 hydrogenase subunit alpha, with protein MSETIVISPTSRQEGHAELSMEVDDEGIVTTGRYFSITPVRGIEKIIIGKRPETAPVIAQRICGVCPVTHTLASVEAIDDSLKIEVPKAARILREIALNAHIINSHAIHHFLVAPDFVPDDQYDTVVKNVSEIRKNVQFVEDTVAGEGIHPSDIRIGGMAHNITKNAKNKIKTRMEGLMSLLEEHVETMIGLVQDKDFPEKLGTHNQPVFASDDTYGSKNGILYNEIEEILPTSWYDLPEIGKRACSQIPLYQGNVVETGPRARANKYRKFKEVGVKAQHIARAQEMINSAQKIIELVDKLDTSAQVMAKYDLNGTDRLGIGVIEGPRGTNIHTAKVSPEGYISDYNAIVPTTWNIPTMGIATEGFHYKYGPHVIRAYDPCLSCATHMVIVDDESKEVIKEDTIQI; from the coding sequence TTGAGTGAAACGATAGTAATATCTCCAACTAGTCGTCAGGAAGGACATGCTGAATTATCAATGGAAGTTGATGATGAAGGAATAGTAACAACAGGACGTTATTTTAGTATTACGCCTGTAAGAGGAATAGAAAAAATAATTATAGGAAAAAGACCTGAAACAGCACCAGTAATAGCACAGAGAATTTGTGGTGTTTGTCCAGTTACACATACACTTGCATCTGTAGAAGCTATTGATGATTCATTAAAAATAGAAGTTCCAAAAGCTGCAAGAATCTTAAGAGAAATAGCACTTAATGCTCATATCATAAACAGTCATGCAATACATCATTTTCTAGTAGCACCAGATTTTGTACCAGATGATCAATATGACACAGTAGTTAAAAATGTTTCAGAAATAAGAAAAAATGTACAATTTGTTGAAGACACAGTAGCTGGTGAAGGAATTCATCCATCAGATATAAGAATTGGTGGAATGGCACATAATATTACAAAAAACGCTAAGAATAAGATAAAAACCAGAATGGAAGGACTTATGAGTCTATTAGAGGAACATGTTGAAACAATGATTGGTCTTGTTCAAGATAAAGATTTCCCAGAAAAACTAGGAACACACAATCAACCAGTATTTGCATCAGACGATACATACGGTTCCAAAAATGGAATATTATATAATGAAATTGAAGAAATATTACCAACATCATGGTATGATTTACCAGAAATAGGTAAAAGAGCATGCTCACAAATCCCATTATATCAAGGAAATGTTGTTGAAACAGGACCAAGAGCAAGAGCAAACAAATATCGTAAATTCAAAGAAGTAGGAGTTAAAGCTCAGCACATTGCACGTGCACAAGAAATGATAAATTCCGCACAGAAAATTATTGAACTAGTGGATAAACTTGACACATCAGCACAGGTAATGGCAAAATATGACCTTAATGGAACAGACCGTCTTGGTATCGGTGTAATTGAAGGACCTAGAGGAACAAATATCCACACAGCTAAAGTATCACCTGAAGGATATATTAGTGATTACAATGCAATAGTACCTACAACATGGAATATTCCAACAATGGGTATTGCAACAGAAGGATTCCATTATAAATATGGCCCACATGTAATAAGAGCTTATGACCCATGTTTATCCTGTGCTACACACATGGTAATTGTGGATGATGAATCAAAAGAAGTAATAAAAGAAGATACTATCCAAATATAA
- the frhB gene encoding coenzyme F420 hydrogenase subunit beta, producing MIYDSVLGPHQEIITAKASDKKITSKAQDGGIVSAILIYALEENIIDGAIVAGEGKEPWKPEPHVATTKKEILKAAGTKYTMCPNLALIKEATRAYGLEKIGTVGTPCQVMGLRKMQAYPIGLRNASDKIALSIGIYCMENFPYESLKTFIEDDIGVKPSQVTKMDISKGKLFITHTEGEGKIPIKKTHGFEQSGCNYCLDYVSELADISCGSVAAKPGWSTIIKRTDKGSSIIDKAVEEGILETMETNEGKYGIELLRKLATNKKKKNQKNIDKKLDLGLKVPFTHSKNKNDPLENR from the coding sequence ATGATTTACGATTCTGTTCTTGGACCACACCAGGAGATTATAACAGCAAAAGCTTCTGATAAAAAAATAACAAGTAAAGCACAAGATGGTGGAATTGTATCTGCTATACTTATATATGCATTAGAAGAAAACATTATTGATGGTGCAATTGTAGCTGGAGAAGGTAAAGAACCATGGAAACCAGAGCCTCATGTTGCAACAACCAAGAAAGAAATATTAAAAGCTGCTGGAACAAAATACACAATGTGTCCAAACCTTGCTTTAATAAAAGAAGCAACACGTGCTTATGGTCTTGAAAAAATAGGTACTGTAGGAACTCCTTGCCAGGTTATGGGACTACGTAAAATGCAAGCTTACCCTATAGGTCTTAGAAATGCATCAGATAAGATAGCATTAAGTATAGGTATTTATTGTATGGAAAACTTCCCATATGAATCATTGAAAACATTTATTGAAGATGATATTGGTGTTAAACCATCCCAAGTTACAAAGATGGATATTTCAAAAGGTAAATTATTCATAACACACACTGAAGGTGAGGGTAAAATACCTATAAAGAAAACTCATGGTTTTGAACAATCAGGATGTAATTATTGTTTAGATTATGTTTCTGAATTAGCTGATATATCCTGTGGATCTGTAGCTGCTAAACCAGGATGGTCTACTATTATAAAACGTACTGATAAAGGATCATCCATTATTGATAAAGCAGTAGAGGAAGGCATTCTTGAAACTATGGAAACAAATGAAGGTAAATATGGTATAGAGTTACTTAGAAAATTAGCAACTAATAAGAAAAAGAAAAATCAGAAAAATATTGATAAAAAATTAGATTTAGGTTTAAAAGTACCATTTACCCATTCTAAAAATAAAAATGATCCTCTTGAAAACAGGTAG
- the glmM gene encoding phosphoglucosamine mutase → MSDIPRLFGTSGIRGEYQKKITLELAMDVARALAKYIGGKGKTVVIGHDTRTTGKIIEHVMIAGLLQSGCNVLKLGMVPTPTVGYATLKKQADAGIMITASHNPSQYNGIKLWNADGLAYKQNQEREIEKLVYEKDFNIVGWDEIGEEYDISSFKDEYVDDIIKVSEIDPNKPLKVVVDCASGAGSYLSPKALRQAGMNVITLNAQPDGFFPGRNPEPNSDNLQELMKTVKVLGADVGLAHDGDADRMIAVDEKGNLSDFDKLLTIIAKEFGGTIVTTVDASACLDTEIEKMGGKVLRTPVGDVHVAESINENNGTFGGEPSGTWLHPDFCMCPDGLLSGLRIVRAIQKNGKLSEQLDAIENYPTIREKITCDNNKKASVMEKVESDFKNEFDDIQEILTIDGVRIKFEDGSWVLIRPSGTEPYIRITTEGKTQAHLKDIETKSQNFLNKLI, encoded by the coding sequence ATGAGTGATATACCACGATTATTTGGAACATCAGGAATTAGAGGAGAATATCAGAAAAAAATCACACTAGAACTAGCAATGGATGTTGCTAGAGCATTAGCTAAATATATTGGTGGAAAAGGCAAAACAGTTGTAATTGGTCATGATACTAGAACCACAGGTAAAATCATAGAACATGTTATGATTGCCGGATTACTACAATCAGGATGCAATGTATTAAAATTAGGAATGGTTCCTACACCAACAGTGGGCTATGCTACACTAAAAAAACAGGCAGATGCTGGAATTATGATAACAGCATCCCATAATCCATCACAATACAATGGAATAAAACTATGGAATGCAGATGGATTAGCATATAAACAAAATCAAGAAAGAGAAATAGAAAAATTAGTCTACGAAAAAGATTTTAACATAGTTGGATGGGATGAAATTGGAGAAGAATATGATATATCATCATTTAAAGATGAATATGTTGATGATATAATAAAAGTTTCAGAAATTGACCCTAATAAACCACTGAAAGTAGTTGTAGATTGTGCAAGTGGAGCTGGATCATATTTATCTCCAAAAGCATTAAGACAGGCAGGTATGAACGTAATTACATTAAATGCACAACCTGATGGATTTTTCCCTGGACGTAATCCTGAGCCTAATAGTGATAACTTACAAGAATTAATGAAAACTGTGAAAGTATTAGGTGCAGATGTTGGTTTAGCTCATGATGGTGATGCTGACAGAATGATTGCGGTAGATGAAAAAGGTAATCTATCTGATTTTGATAAGCTTCTAACAATCATTGCAAAAGAATTTGGAGGAACAATTGTCACAACTGTTGATGCATCAGCTTGTCTAGATACTGAAATAGAGAAAATGGGTGGAAAAGTTCTCAGAACACCTGTAGGAGACGTTCACGTTGCAGAATCTATTAATGAAAATAATGGAACCTTTGGTGGAGAACCATCAGGTACATGGTTACATCCAGACTTCTGTATGTGTCCCGACGGACTTCTATCTGGACTAAGAATCGTTAGAGCTATACAAAAAAATGGTAAATTATCAGAACAATTAGATGCTATAGAAAATTATCCAACAATACGTGAAAAAATAACCTGTGATAACAATAAAAAAGCTAGTGTAATGGAAAAAGTTGAATCAGATTTCAAAAATGAATTTGATGACATTCAAGAAATACTTACAATAGATGGCGTTCGTATCAAATTTGAAGATGGTAGCTGGGTTTTAATAAGACCATCAGGAACAGAACCATACATTCGTATAACCACTGAAGGAAAAACACAGGCACATCTTAAAGATATTGAGACAAAATCACAGAACTTCCTTAATAAGCTAATATAA
- a CDS encoding 2,3-bisphosphoglycerate-independent phosphoglycerate mutase: MKGIIFVIDGMGDRPVKELGDKTPLENARTPAMDKMVEEGITGIMDTIRPGVRPGSDTAHLTLLGYDPYEVYTGRGPFEAAGVDLDVQPGDIAFRCNFATADEDLTITDRRAGRISSGTDKIADTINQMKIDDNVQIIFKESDAHRAVLVLRGKGLSDQITDADPKHEGNKPKTVKPLDDSEEAKYTADVVNQFVNKSYEMLKEHPVNLERIKEGKHPANIVLPRGVGAVPSVPSFEDKYNLKGACVAETGLIKGIGKIVGMDVINIPGATGGINTDIDSVHKHIIDTVKDDKYDFVLINVDGADEAGHDGDIIGKRDFIEKVDNIMKDLKEIDDIVLFVTADHSTPVSVMDHTGDPVPVFIKAPGLRVDDIKEYGERAAAKGGLCRIRGSDVMYIIRDLMNVTKKFGA; encoded by the coding sequence ATGAAAGGAATTATTTTTGTAATAGATGGAATGGGTGATCGCCCTGTAAAAGAATTAGGTGATAAAACACCACTAGAAAATGCAAGAACTCCAGCTATGGATAAAATGGTTGAAGAAGGTATAACTGGAATAATGGACACTATCCGTCCGGGAGTACGTCCTGGTAGTGACACAGCTCACTTAACTTTACTAGGATATGACCCTTATGAAGTATATACTGGTAGAGGACCATTTGAAGCAGCAGGTGTAGATTTAGACGTTCAACCTGGTGACATAGCATTCAGATGTAACTTTGCAACAGCAGATGAAGACCTTACAATTACTGACAGAAGAGCTGGTAGAATAAGTAGTGGTACTGATAAAATAGCTGATACAATCAATCAAATGAAAATTGATGACAATGTACAAATAATATTCAAAGAATCAGACGCTCATCGTGCTGTACTTGTATTAAGAGGAAAAGGATTATCCGATCAGATTACTGATGCAGATCCTAAACATGAAGGTAACAAACCTAAAACAGTAAAACCATTAGATGATAGTGAAGAAGCAAAATACACTGCAGATGTTGTAAATCAATTTGTTAATAAATCCTACGAAATGTTAAAAGAACATCCTGTAAACCTTGAAAGAATTAAAGAAGGAAAACATCCTGCAAACATAGTACTACCAAGAGGTGTAGGAGCTGTACCAAGCGTACCATCTTTCGAAGACAAATACAACCTCAAAGGAGCATGTGTAGCAGAAACTGGTCTTATTAAAGGTATAGGTAAAATTGTTGGAATGGATGTAATTAATATACCCGGAGCAACTGGTGGAATAAATACAGATATAGACAGCGTACATAAACACATAATAGACACAGTTAAAGATGATAAATATGACTTTGTTTTAATTAATGTTGACGGAGCTGATGAAGCAGGACACGATGGAGACATCATCGGTAAAAGAGACTTCATAGAAAAAGTAGATAACATCATGAAAGACCTTAAAGAAATTGATGATATTGTATTATTTGTTACTGCAGACCACTCCACACCAGTAAGTGTTATGGATCATACAGGAGACCCAGTACCAGTATTCATAAAAGCACCAGGATTACGTGTTGATGATATTAAAGAATACGGTGAAAGAGCTGCAGCTAAAGGAGGATTATGTCGTATCAGAGGATCAGATGTAATGTACATAATAAGAGATCTTATGAATGTAACAAAAAAATTCGGAGCATAA